Proteins encoded in a region of the Gallalistipes aquisgranensis genome:
- a CDS encoding RagB/SusD family nutrient uptake outer membrane protein, translated as MKKHLIYLAALVMGFSAVSCEDFLTVQSRSSVPEDDLFATEGDAYRTILGIYAVLSHNNIYTKQVSTYFPYNNDCEFAITSQAEEDNRRGLWDYTATSGNSELQAYQYMYIAINRANECISGIEKSDLFKNSSPDVPSNIRHMYGEAKAIRALMYLELTRNWGDVPFKDRETRADDDFYIGATNRDTIMTRMIRDLIEVEPAMFYASEITQGIERVNRGAVQGLIARMALTRGGWSLRPNLNNPADLGYMYRPDDYLKYYQIANDYARKLIESGKHGLNSTFKQVFLNECQKICPSNDDMLFEIPMALNYTSAIGHNIGVQIATNTQSPYGYSNVWYYANLPYMHSFNANDTRRDVTCTPYEWYWNDETARLEQRMVATNRVTFGKWSKLEMKTPQGVGAQYNTGINWPIIRYADVLLMLAETENELHGAPTDSARMALKEVRKRAFPEANHQTMVEEYVDNLTGHDDFFEALASERSWEFGGEGIRKYDLIRWNLLRTNIIKMKEKMVQIGIDSRAGTGTYGNYPAYLFYKKLSDGTLDIQGRDSNISPEGKAPAGYQSHGWCRTLVKSDTDHTINENYDRYYRPYVLEKDPMVYLYPFHRDVIAESKGKLKNYYGKY; from the coding sequence ATGAAAAAACATCTGATATATCTGGCCGCCCTGGTCATGGGATTCTCGGCCGTCTCCTGCGAAGACTTCCTCACCGTACAGTCCCGGTCGAGCGTACCGGAAGACGATCTGTTCGCCACGGAAGGAGACGCCTACCGCACCATTCTGGGCATCTACGCCGTGCTCAGCCACAACAACATCTACACCAAGCAGGTAAGCACTTACTTCCCCTACAACAACGACTGCGAATTCGCCATCACCTCGCAGGCAGAAGAGGACAACCGGCGGGGCCTGTGGGACTACACGGCCACCTCGGGCAATTCGGAACTGCAGGCGTACCAGTATATGTACATCGCCATCAACCGGGCCAACGAGTGTATCTCGGGCATCGAAAAAAGCGACCTGTTCAAAAACTCCTCGCCCGACGTACCGAGCAACATCCGGCACATGTACGGCGAAGCGAAGGCGATCCGGGCCCTGATGTACCTGGAACTGACCCGCAACTGGGGCGACGTTCCCTTCAAGGACCGGGAGACCCGGGCGGACGACGATTTCTATATCGGGGCCACCAACCGCGATACCATCATGACCCGCATGATCCGGGACCTGATCGAAGTGGAACCGGCCATGTTCTATGCCAGCGAAATCACGCAGGGGATCGAACGGGTCAACCGGGGCGCCGTACAGGGTCTGATCGCCCGCATGGCCCTCACCCGGGGCGGATGGTCGCTGAGGCCCAACCTGAACAACCCGGCCGACCTGGGCTACATGTACCGGCCGGACGACTACCTGAAATACTACCAGATCGCCAACGACTATGCCCGCAAGCTGATCGAATCGGGCAAACACGGGCTCAACAGCACCTTCAAGCAGGTGTTCCTGAACGAATGCCAGAAGATATGTCCTTCCAACGACGACATGCTGTTCGAAATACCGATGGCCCTCAACTACACCAGCGCGATCGGCCACAACATCGGAGTTCAGATCGCCACCAACACCCAGAGCCCCTACGGATACAGCAACGTATGGTACTATGCCAACCTGCCCTACATGCACTCATTCAATGCGAACGACACCCGCCGCGATGTGACCTGCACACCCTACGAATGGTACTGGAACGATGAGACGGCCCGCCTCGAACAGCGCATGGTGGCCACGAACCGGGTCACGTTCGGGAAATGGAGCAAGCTCGAGATGAAGACCCCGCAGGGCGTGGGCGCCCAATACAACACGGGGATCAACTGGCCGATCATCCGGTATGCCGACGTCCTGCTGATGCTGGCCGAGACGGAGAATGAACTCCACGGCGCCCCGACCGATTCAGCCCGCATGGCGCTGAAAGAGGTGCGCAAACGCGCCTTCCCCGAAGCGAACCACCAGACCATGGTGGAGGAATACGTGGATAACCTGACCGGACACGACGACTTTTTCGAGGCTCTCGCATCGGAACGTTCCTGGGAGTTCGGCGGCGAAGGCATCCGCAAGTACGACCTGATCCGCTGGAACCTGCTCCGCACGAACATCATCAAAATGAAGGAGAAGATGGTACAGATCGGCATTGACAGCCGGGCCGGCACGGGCACCTACGGGAACTACCCCGCCTACCTGTTCTACAAGAAACTGAGCGACGGGACGCTGGACATCCAGGGCCGCGACTCCAACATTTCGCCCGAAGGGAAGGCTCCCGCCGGCTACCAGTCCCACGGGTGGTGCAGGACGCTGGTCAAAAGCGACACGGACCACACGATCAACGAGAACTACGACCGCTACTACCGTCCCTACGTGCTGGAAAAAGACCCGATGGTCTACCTCTATCCGTTCCACCGGGACGTGATCGCCGAGAGCAAGGGCAAGCTAAAAAACTACTACGGAAAATATTAA